The sequence below is a genomic window from candidate division KSB1 bacterium.
GAAAGTGCGGTAGGCTTGTTCGCTGATGGCAAATGCGCCGGGAAAAGCTTTCATACTTCCGGTCACGCCGTAATTTAGTGTCGGCGCGATCATGGCATTCAGCCTGGCAGCGAGTTCCCGGGCCATGGCTTCCGGGGCAAGATTATCCGAGCCGTTTGGAAGCACACCATGCGGCTCAAGTGTTCCGACCGGCAACAGAACCGTTTCGATTTTCTCAGGTACCAACTCCTGAAACTCCTGCCAGGTGACCAAATTCATTTCGCGGGTCGAAGGGTTCGATTCCTGTGCGCTGGCAAAAAATGGCAGCGCACAAATCATCAGGATAGTCCAAACGCAACTACGCAGAGTGGGCATGACATTATCTCCTTTCTTAAAAAAGATTTTATAACAAAAAAAGGCTCCATAACGAGCCTTTTTTTAAGAATGATTTTGAATCTTTAGAACGGTTTTATGACCGCAAGGTAGGTCGCAAGGATTCCCAGCGCGATGCTGAGTCCCGCCCAGACCGTGCTCATTTCCGGTTTACGCTTGATCAAGACCATGAGCCCGCCGAACACCACCCAGATAATCAGCTTTCCGATAACCCAGCCATCAAAGTCTAAACCGATTTTGGCGATAATACCGAAACCGGCAATCAAGGCAATGAGCAGCCCCGTGCCGTGCAACATGCTCATCATCTTGTTGGCAGCAGCGCCGGCCTCTTTTGCCTGCGCCAATGCGATCATGCCGCCGATAGACAAAAATATCATTAGAACCGCTGATAGATGCAGAATTTTGTAGAAGTCGTAAGACATGGTTCCTCCTGGTTATAAAGTCATCCGGATCGGTGAAATACCATCAGAATTTTATTTCGTAAAGTCGAACCCGCACCCTACAAATTGCAAGTTTAGGAAGCCAGTTTGTTTACTGCCTCGGAAACAGCATCGTAATTCGGATGCTCGCCAATTTCCGGTACATATTCCACGTATTGCACCGTGTCGTTTTCATCGACTAAAAAAATTGCACGGCTCAGCAGGCGCAGCTCCTTTATCCAGGTTCCATAAGCTTCGCCAAAGTTTACCGCCCTGTGGTCAGACAACGTTTTCACTTTGTCGACTCCGGTGGCCCCGCACCAGCGACCTTGTGCAAACGGCAGGTCGCAGCTAACTGCATAAACAGCCACGTTATCCGGAAAACGGGTGACGGCATCGTTGAAGCGTCTTGTCTCAGCGTCACAAATAGCTGTGTCCAAAGAAGGGAGAGACAGAATCAAACGCACCTTACCTTTATCGGTATCTAATGTTACTTCGGACATATCAGTAGCTAATGCACTAAAATCCGGCGCTTTGTCACCAACTTTTATTTCATTTCCCAAAAGGGTCATGGGATTCCCTTTAAATGTAACGCCCCCCTTTCTTTCAACCGGCATTTTTGAACCTCCTTTTTCTAAAACGTCTTGGACCCAGACACTAAGAACCACAAAGACTCTATGATCCTAATTTATTTTTCTAACCCGGTTAAGTCATGAATTTCCATTTCAGGCAAAACTTCAATATGTCATGCCCGAGTCGTCGGGCATCCCTTCCCTGCACTAAGTCGTTGAACGGTGATGAATTCCCACCCTCCGGAAAGGAGCATTTAATTTCTTCAATGTCTGCCATCTCTTATCTTCACGTTTATTTAAATCTTTTTCTCTGTGAGTTCTGTGCTCCTCGGTGTCCCTGTGTCCGTTTATTTAAATTGAAATATAAATGATTTGCGAAATTCATGCAAACAAAATCATTCGGAATCGATAATTTTCACGGGACAGTCAACTTGCTTGATTAACGCACTCACCATGGAGCCAAAAATAAACCTGGAAAGTTTGGAACGTTTTCTACGGGTGATCACAATTAGATCCGGCTTTTCTTCCTCGGTGATTTTTAAAGTTTCCTCCAGAACCGAACCGCTTTTAATAACCGACCGTACCGGTATATCCAGTTGTTGTGCAGTTTCTTGAATCCGACCGATTTTTGCTTCAGCCTGCATTTTATACTCCTTGAGTAAGGAGAGATATAGCTGCTCCGAAGGTTTGGAGCCGATCCACCCTTCGCTCGTGAGCGTATTTGCAATGTTGTCCGCATACTTCATGTCCAGAACAAAGAAAAGAACCAGCTCGGCATTTTCAAACTTTGCCAAAAGCATGGCATCTTCTATTGTCTTGCTTGAACTTCTTAAAAATGAGACGAGCAAAAGAATTTTTTTCATTTTAAAAACCCTAAAAAGTAAACCCAATCAATGGCCAATAAAAAAAGATTGAAAGACCAAAAACAATGAAAGCAAATATTTTTAGTATAAATCCCCCGATAATCGTGTGCCGCATCCGAACAAATCCGGATGAGTAAGCAATGGCGGTGGCAGGCGTCCCCATTGGCAGTTGAAATGCCAACCCGGCCGGGATTGTTAATGACAGAGTGACGATCCGGGGATCCAGGTCAAAATCAGCTGCCAATCCTAAAGCCAGCGGCAGCATTAAAGCTACTGCTGCGGTATTGCTTATTGCTTCGGTCAAAAACAAGGCGATAAACGCAATGCTCAGGAGCAACATCGACGGTGAATGTACAAAATAGCCCAATGATTTTTCGGCAAGCCAGTGTGCAGCTCCGGTCATATCCATTGCAAAGCCAAGACAAATCGCACCGCCGTACATCAAAAAGATGCCCCAGTTTACGTCAGCTTCGACTTCTGTCCAATCCAAAAGTCTGAAGATGAAAGCGACTACAACGGAAGCGATAGCAATGTTTGCCAGGCCAAATTTGGCACCGCCAAAAACCCAAGCAAGAATTGTTACAATCATCAACAATGCAATTGATTTCTCACGCCGGGTCATCCGGCCCATTTTCTCTTCTTTTTTCTTCAAGGCGGTTCGTGCTAGATCGACATTTTGAATTTCCGGCGCAAACATTTTGCTTAACACAAAATAGCCAAACGCAAGCATGGCGAAAACTGTCGGCAAAGCGGCCAAAGTCCAGTCTAAAAAGTCGATTGTCAGACCTGTATTCTGTTTTAGAATACCAACTGCCAGGGGTGCACGTGCGCCTCCCAAAAAAGTCGCAATCCCGCCAATGATACAGCCCCAGGTCATGGCGAGAAACAGGCCGGTACCAAAACGACTTTTTAAAGGAACCAACTTTAAAGCATTCACAACTTCTAAAACAATGGGAAACAGCATCGCAGCAACGGCATGTTCCGACATCCAAAAAGATAGAAAGGCCGACAAACATAAAAAACCGAGAAGTAAAAAATTTGGTGACCTGCCAAAATGCCGCAAGACAAGTAAAGCCAATCTTGTGCTGAGTCCGGAGCGCATAATTCCTGAGGCTAAAATAAAAGCGCCCAGAATAAAAAAGATCGCCTCATTACCAAATAGGGCATAAGAATCATGCGTCGACAACACGCCGGTCAATGGAAACAGAATCACCACAAGCAGGCTGGTAATCATCAAAGGCAGAGCATGAGTTACCCACAAGAAAATACAGACGGAGAAAATAGCCAGAGCTTTTTGTGCTTGTGGAGTCAATCCTTCCGGGGTTGGCAAATTTAAGATTACGAAAAAAATTGCGCAGGAAATTATGATTAAGAAAGGACGATACGCTCTTTGGACAAAGATTTCCAACTTTGAATAACCGCTCAGGAATTTAGTCATAATGTGCGGCTCTCCGTATTAATTCCAGGTGATGAACTGTGCTCTTTTGGCGGGCTGACAAACTGGACAGAAAAATGTATCGTGCCCTAATACACCGGCTCGCCGGATGGTCGTATTGCATTTCGGACAGGGCTGGTCTTTGCGATTGCGTACTTTAACGTGATCCCTGACTTTCATGTCAATCGGCTTTGCTGCTTGTTCAACTTGCTCGATGCCCCATTTTATCACGCGGAGAATACTGTCGTACAAAGTGTCGACTTCTGCCGCCGTTAACTGATTGCAGAAAGTTTTCGGATGCAGCCCGGCATCGAACAGAATTTCGTCGGCATAAGCGTTGCCGATGGCACTGAGCCGGGTTTGATCCATTAAAAAAACGCGCACTTGCTTGCGCTGTTTGGCTATCAGATTTTGAAATTTCTCCAAAGTAAATTCTTTGCTTAAAATATTTATGCCTTGCTGCAGATATCTTGGAATTTTATCAAAGTCAGCGGATTGGGTCAAGTAAACCTTGCCCATCTTTTTGTCATCCAGGTAGTTGAAATACGAGCCGTCGTCGAGGTGCAAAGAAAAACACATACTGCGGCCCGGCTTGTCTGCACTCTCAGCAATTTTGAATTTTCCGGCCAGCATCGGGTGAATTACCAACTCTACATCGCTCTCAAAAGTGAAAGTTAAAAACGGTCCGTGGCGGTAAACTTTCTGAAAACAAGCGTTCTTTAGTCCGTCCTCAAACCCCTCCGGAATGAGCGCCCGGAGGACAATCGGCTCTTTGATTTCGACAGCTTTGATTCTCTTGCCGGGTAAGAAATCGGCAAGATGTTTTTCAATGTAGACTAAGTCGGGTAGTTCAGGCATAAAAACCGGTTTTTCAAATCATGAATCTATTTCCAGCTCTTCGGGTTGTCTTTGTCTTCATCCCATTTCTCGGGGTTATGTATGATATATTCGCGAATTCGATTTAATTCATCTTCATCGCGGATTATGCGATCATAATAATTTCTCTGCCACAATTTGCCCGGAAAGTCTGGCCAGCTGTGCTGTTTGACACCGCGAATGTCTTCGTTTGCGGTCATTGTTTTAAACCATGGGACAAGGGTCGGTAGGGGCGTAACCTATGTGTTCGCCCTCGTGTGCGTCGGGGTGGGTGTCAGGTTCGGGGCAGACACGCAGGTCTACCCCTACATTCATAATCACAGCATGAAAATGGTTAGGCATAACAATGTGTTCATCACATTTGATGATTTTCACC
It includes:
- a CDS encoding creatininase family protein yields the protein MICALPFFASAQESNPSTREMNLVTWQEFQELVPEKIETVLLPVGTLEPHGVLPNGSDNLAPEAMARELAARLNAMIAPTLNYGVTGSMKAFPGAFAISEQAYRTF
- the tpx gene encoding thiol peroxidase encodes the protein MPVERKGGVTFKGNPMTLLGNEIKVGDKAPDFSALATDMSEVTLDTDKGKVRLILSLPSLDTAICDAETRRFNDAVTRFPDNVAVYAVSCDLPFAQGRWCGATGVDKVKTLSDHRAVNFGEAYGTWIKELRLLSRAIFLVDENDTVQYVEYVPEIGEHPNYDAVSEAVNKLAS
- a CDS encoding universal stress protein, producing the protein MKKILLLVSFLRSSSKTIEDAMLLAKFENAELVLFFVLDMKYADNIANTLTSEGWIGSKPSEQLYLSLLKEYKMQAEAKIGRIQETAQQLDIPVRSVIKSGSVLEETLKITEEEKPDLIVITRRKRSKLSRFIFGSMVSALIKQVDCPVKIIDSE
- a CDS encoding DASS family sodium-coupled anion symporter is translated as MTKFLSGYSKLEIFVQRAYRPFLIIISCAIFFVILNLPTPEGLTPQAQKALAIFSVCIFLWVTHALPLMITSLLVVILFPLTGVLSTHDSYALFGNEAIFFILGAFILASGIMRSGLSTRLALLVLRHFGRSPNFLLLGFLCLSAFLSFWMSEHAVAAMLFPIVLEVVNALKLVPLKSRFGTGLFLAMTWGCIIGGIATFLGGARAPLAVGILKQNTGLTIDFLDWTLAALPTVFAMLAFGYFVLSKMFAPEIQNVDLARTALKKKEEKMGRMTRREKSIALLMIVTILAWVFGGAKFGLANIAIASVVVAFIFRLLDWTEVEADVNWGIFLMYGGAICLGFAMDMTGAAHWLAEKSLGYFVHSPSMLLLSIAFIALFLTEAISNTAAVALMLPLALGLAADFDLDPRIVTLSLTIPAGLAFQLPMGTPATAIAYSSGFVRMRHTIIGGFILKIFAFIVFGLSIFFYWPLIGFTF
- a CDS encoding DNA-formamidopyrimidine glycosylase, which gives rise to MPELPDLVYIEKHLADFLPGKRIKAVEIKEPIVLRALIPEGFEDGLKNACFQKVYRHGPFLTFTFESDVELVIHPMLAGKFKIAESADKPGRSMCFSLHLDDGSYFNYLDDKKMGKVYLTQSADFDKIPRYLQQGINILSKEFTLEKFQNLIAKQRKQVRVFLMDQTRLSAIGNAYADEILFDAGLHPKTFCNQLTAAEVDTLYDSILRVIKWGIEQVEQAAKPIDMKVRDHVKVRNRKDQPCPKCNTTIRRAGVLGHDTFFCPVCQPAKRAQFITWN